The genomic DNA TATAATGTGCATCAGAGTGAGATTGCCATTGGTTCTGGAGGATTACAGGGTAAGGGCTTCTTGAATGGTACGCAGACAAAGTTGAAGTTTGTACCTGAACAGGATACCGACTTTATCTTCTGTACGGTAGGTGAGGAGGAGGGTTTCCTCGGTTCAGCCTCGGTACTTGTGCTATTTCTTTTCCTGATACTTCGATTGATGTACCTTGCCGACCGACAACCCTTTAAGTTCGGGCGAGTCTATGGGTATTGTGTCGCGGGAATCTTCCTATTCCATGTCTTTATTAACGTCGGAATGGTATTGGGACTAACGCCGGTTATTGGTATTCCGTTACCTTTCTTTAGTTACGGAGGTTCCTCCTTATGGGGTTTTACTTTGCTTTTGTTTATTTTTCTTCGTATCGATGCAGGGCGTAATCTTATCCGTCAGTAGGGGATAGGATTGCGCTTGTATAGTTCTAATACGCACTTAATGTGAATTCTCTTTGGGCATATAATACCGCATTTGTTTTAGAAGAGTAATCCTATATATTACATAATCTTTGTTTGCAGGAGGTAGTATAGATTTCTGCTAATAATAAGTTAGAACTGTTTTCCATAACATTTTGTAAGTTTTTTGTGGTCAGCACCATTGGTGTTAAGCCTCCACACCACATGTGCTAAGCCTCCACACCACTTGTGTTCGGCATTATCACTATTGTTGATAGTGGGGAGTAAGGAGTACCATAATCATTAAATAAGATGTAGTAAGACACTGATGCTTAATTTATATGAGAAAGGTTTTATAGAGAACTGATAATTGTGGTTTGGTTACGTCTGATATCGTATACTCGGTTAGCACTGCTTATTTATGTTGATTTGTCGTTCTTCCTCCTTTTATCCACTTAATTGTTCATTACAATATGTATAAAGGCTGCTTCAAAACTCCAATGTATGGAGGTTGAAGCAGCCTTTATTGCTTGTTTCTAATTTTTATTCTTTGATAAGTCTAACACCAACATCGCTGATGCCAGGGAGCGACTCACGGTTCATGATATGATGTATCGTGACGTGCATGGAGTCATTTCGGTTGAGACGGAAGGAGGTAATTGCCTGACGTATCTCAGTGCTTGTAATACCTTTATGCCCCACCAATATTCCTTTATCGTTAATAATCTCACAATTAACGGTATCATTGTAAGTCTTTTCACGCTTCTTACGTTGTCTGTAATAGATAACTTTCCGCTCAATAATCATACTTATATTGCGGTAAGGATAAGTCTGTGCGGCACGTAAGCAGAGGTCTAACTGATAGTTGCCCTCCCATTGACGAGGAATATCAAAAGTAAGTGTGTCTTTGCGTGACCAACCCTGTAACGACACACTTTTATAGTGATCGTAAGTGCGGGGGTCACTGCATGAGGTAGCACCCATAGCGATTACCATGAGTGCTATAATATATAATAAGGTGGAAACCTTATGTTTCATTCTTGCATTCTTTCAGTTTACTGAGGCTGTCTGCCTTCATGTCTATTATATTGTGGGGCAGCTTCGTTCTGTTGTTGTGCAGGACGCGGACCATTGTAAGGACGGCGATTACCATTCTGTGGGCGGCGGTTGTCGTTCTGTGAACGTCTATTGTTGTTTTGCTGATGATGGTTGTCCTGTCCATCACGCTGATTACGGCGATTATCGCGTTGTGGTCTGCTATCTTGTTGTCCGTTGTTATTGTGAGGTTGGTTATTCTTTCTACGCTTTTTTGCCTTATCAAATCGGCTGAGGTCAGCACCAGCAAGCAGGTCAACAGGCTTCTTAGCTGGTTTAGCTTTACCATCATTGAGCAACGAAAGTGGTTTTTCTCCACGTCGGTTCATTTCGATAATCTCCTTTGCACGCTCAGCACTGATTGTTTCGAGGTTTGCGGCGAGATTCTTATCGGTAGAGTAGGTGCATTGACCATTGAGAATATCAGTCTTGAAGAGATGGTATTCGCCATCCATAGTCTCCAGCACCACCTCCTTACTTGGTAATCTCCTACTTGCCTCCATGTAGTCGTCAACCTCATAGTTCAGACAACATTTCAGTTTAGCACACATACCTGCCAGTTTTGTTGGGTTGAGTGAGATGTCCTGAATACGGGCAGCTGTGGTCGAAACACTGGAGAAATTCTTCATCCATGTAGCACAACAAAGTTCACGACCACATGGACCAGTACCACCAATACGTCCTGCTTCCTGTCGTGCACCAATCTGTTTCATCTCAATTCGTACGTGGAAGGCTGCTGCGAGGTCCTTAATGAGCTGGCGGAAGTCGACACGTTCGTCAGCAATGTAGTAGAAGATAGCTTTGTTTCCATCGCCCTGATACTCTACGTCACCAATCTTCATCTTAAGTCCTAAACCCTTTGCAATCTGTCGGCTCTCAATCATCGTGGCATGTTCACGAGCTTTTGCCTCGTGATATTTCTGCATGTCAACTTCCTTTGCAAGGCGATAGACACGCTTAATGTCGTCAGGTGACTTCACACATGATGACTTCTTTATCTGCAACTTAACGAGACGACCAGTCAGCGTAACCACTCCGATGTCGTGTCCAGGATTAGCTTCTACAGCCACGATGTCGCCCTTCTTTAAGTCAAGGTTGTTGACATTGTGATAATATCCCTTTCGTGTATTCTTGAATTGAACCTCAACAAGGTCGGTTGTCTGGTTGTTTCCGGGCACGTCAGCTAACCAGTCGAAGGTGTTCAACTGGTGCTCCTGTCTGCCACAACCTTTGTGGCATAAGCCTCGGTCGCAACCATGCCAGACCTTGAATTTCATATCTTTGTAATCCATTGATTATTTTCTATTTGTTTTTATATATATTGGAAGCCTCCATAAGCCTCTCTTAGGAGAGGGGGTGGCAGGCTGTGATAAGCAATGATAAATTATATTTTATGGGTCTCAACCAGATAATCTGTCAACCCGTTAACCCATAAACTCTTTTCACAATTAACTTGTCAACTCGTCAACCTGTCAACCAGTCAACTCTTTCCACAGTTAACTCGTCAACTTGTCCACCTGTCTACTTCTTCAAAAGTAGCACAATGAGCTTCAATGCCATGTCGTAGAACACAATCTTGGCATTTGCATTCTGCCCGATGTCACGATTAGCACGCTGGAAGAGTTCGTTAACTTCGATGACGTTTGCTTCGTTGATGAATCGTGCGAAGTTCTTTGCAAAGTTCTCTTCCTCCAAAGTCATGTAGTTGAGTTCAGGGTTTCGGAAGTTGAACATAAAATTTTCGCGCACCTGCTGTTGGAAGTAAGTGAGCATACGACGTTCTTTCTCACGTCCATAGCCCGCCACAACCTCACACCAACGCTTAAGGTCTTTTACGTTACGAAGGTAGCATAGGCGCATAAGCATCTGAAACATGTTGTGGAACTCACGGTTTTCATTGCCAGCGTCCAGCGACTCCAATGCTTTCAACCAACTACCATGTGCGATTCGAGCAATGCGGTGTGCGGCATCAGCATCAATACCCCTTTTATTGATGAGTGCCTGTTCGATGGCTTCATCTTTGATTCGTTTTACATCAATTCGCTGTGTACGGCTGATGATGGTTTCGAGAAGTTTCTCCGGTTCTTCGCATACCATGAGGAAGATGGTGCCCTGTGGTGGCTCCTCCAATAACTTCAATAACTTGTTAGCAGAGGTGAGATTCATTCGTTCCGGCAGCCAGATGATAGAGACCTTATAGCCTCCTTGACTTGATTTCAATGCTAAAACACGTGATAATTCATCACTTTCAGCACCCGTAATGATAGCTTGCTGTGTGGTTGCCCCCATCTCCTTCATCCATTGGTTCATGGTGAAGTAAGTTCCTTGCATGATGAGACCGTGCCATTCCTTTGCAAAGTCGGTACTTACAGGTTGGTGGTCACTACTCATGCTGGGTAGTTTTATGGTAGGATAAGAGAAGTGTAGGTCGGGATGTTCCCAGTTCCGAAGCATGGCACGAGCGTTAGAAACGGCTAGTGAAGTCGCGCCTTCTGCTTCGTCACCCGCAAGTAAATAGCTGGCAAAAGCCATCGCAAGTGCCATCTTACCCGTTCCCTGAGGTCCACAGAAGAGCAAGGCATGGGGCAGACGATCTTCTTTGACCATCTGAATAATCCGTTCCTTGACAGCTTCTTGTCCTATAACTTCTGAAAAGTTCATCTTCTCTTGTTCTCTTTTTTATTTGCTATTCTTTTGCAGAAGACCAGTTTCTGCCAATCGTCTCATCACCTCACACACACTGCTTACAGCTGAAACGGTGTAGAAATGTACATTGTTGAAACCATGTGCATAAAGGTCTTTCACTTGTCTGACAGTCCATTCAATACCTAAGAGGCATGCCTCTTCATCCGATTTACATATTAAAGCCAGCTCTGCAAGCTTTTTGGGGATGTCACAATGGAATGTCTTTGGGATAACATTCAGTTGAGACAGCTTTGCGAAAGGCTTTATTCCTGGTATGATAGGGATAGTAATACCCATTTTACGCGCTTGGTCAACGAAGTTATAGAACTTCTCATTGTCGTAGAAAAGTTGTGTAACGGCAAATGTTGCACCAAGATCCTGCTTCTGTTTGAGGTAACGTAAATCTTGTTCAAGGTTAGGTGCTTCCTCATGTTTCTCAGGATAGCACGCTACACCATATACGAAAGGCTTACCAGGATGCTTCATTATAGACCCGTCAGTGAATACACCTTCATTGAAATGATTCACCTGTTTAATTAGTTCTGTTGTATGTCGATGTCCGCCCTTTACAGGTTTGAACATACGGTCTTCACGTGCTTTGTCGCCACGCAGAAGCATCAAATTCTCTATACCAAGAAACTGCAAGTCGAGTAGTTCATACTCAATATCCTCTTTGGTTGCACCAGAGCATATCACATGAGGGATGACAGGGATACCATACGTTTGTTGGATGGCAGCCGCAATGGCTATTGTTCCAGGGCGACGACGAATGCTTTGTCGTTCCAATAAGCCATCTTCGCGCTCGTGATATACGAACTCACTATGGTGAGTCGTTATGTTTATGAAGGTAGGATTAAACTCCTTAAGCTGATCAATATTGCGGAAAAGAGACGCTGTTCCATTGCCTTTCAAAGGGGGAAGAACCTCAAACGAGAAATGCTTCTCGTCCGTCTCATCGTTCAATAATTGCTTTATATCTGTTATGTTGTTGTCCATTTGGCTACAAAGTTAGTAAATAAATGTGAGAAAAGGGATGGAATAGAAAAGTAAAACGGTTAAAGAGTAAAAAAGCAAAAGCACTTATCTTCTTATAAAAGTGGCGATGTGAGTAAGGGAAAAGCTGCTGTCAGATGTATTATTTAGTAGATGCTTGTCCTTTGAAGAGGGTATGACGCAAAATGAGATGATATTTTTTGATTTACTACTAATATATGAGAAGATTCTTTATGGCAATTCTTGCCTTGACAATGGCTGTGAGTATGATGGCTGGCGACTTTGTGAAAGTTAAGAACGGACGCTTTGTGCGTAATGGGAACCCCTACTATTATGTTGGGGCAAACTTCTGGTATGGAGCTGTTCTTGGTTCTGAGGGATTGGGAGGAGACCGTGTGCGTCTTCGTCGTGAACTTGATGAGATGCAACGATTAGGTATAGACAATCTCCGCATCTTGGTTGGTGCAGATGGTTTGCCTGGTGTTGAGGATAAGATAGAGCCTGTTTTACAACCTCGTCCAGGAGTATATAACGATTCTATTCTTGCAGGATTAGACTATCTTTTAACTGAGATGAGCAAGCGAAAGATGGTTGCTGTGCTTTATTTGACTAACTCTTGGGAATGGAGTGGGGGCTATGGTGCTTATTTGGAGTGGGCTGATGAGGGTCCTGCTTTGATACCACGTAGAGATGGCTATGGTGCTTATACAAAGTTTGCCAGCAAGTTCGCTGCTAATCAGAAAGCGCACTTAATGTTTTATGATCATATTCGCTTCATCCTTAGTCGTACCAACAGATACTCTGGACTAAAGTATGTTGATGACCCAACAATCATGTCTTGGCAGATTTGTAATGAGCCACGGGCTTTCTCGAAAGAGGCTTTGCCAGAGTTTGAGAAGTGGCTTTCAGAGGCAACAGCACTCGTTCGTAGCCTTGATCAGAACCATCTGATAAGCCTTGGAAGTGAAGGTGCTTTTGGTTGTGAGCGTGATTATGGCTGCTTTGAGCGTATCTGTGCAGATAAGAATGTGGACTATTGCAATATTCACATTTGGCCATACAACTGGCAATGGGCAAGAAAGACACATCTAAAAGAGGACCTCAAGGCAAGTTTTAAGCAAACGCAAGAATATATCGACAATCATCTTGTCATCTGTAAGCGTCTTAATAAGCCACTTGTACTTGAAGAGTTCGGTTATCCTCGTGATGGTTTTTCATTCTCATTGAAGAGTACAACGAAGGCGCGCGATGCTTATTACAAGTACGTTATGGATGCTGTTGCAGAGAATGCAACGAATGGTGGACTCCTTGTTGGTTGTGACTTCTGGGGTTGGGGCGGTTACGGAAAACCTTGTCATGAGCGTTGGCAGGCAGGAGATGACTTTACTTGCGACCCAGCACATGAGCCACAAGGATTCTACAGTGTGTTTGCATCAGACAAATCAACACAAAAGATAATCCAGAAATATACAAAGCGAATGTCTGAAATTAAGTAAGATGATACGTTAAAGCTGTTGTTTGAACTTTGTAAGGTTATGGTTTAATAATTCTAAACCTATCTTCTACATAAGTCAAACAACAGCTTTATTGTTGATATAAACCGTGACGTAGAAACTGAGGGATATTTTCCTGTTATCTATTAGTAGGAATAGAGCAGGAGTAAAGGTAAAAGTTTGTTGTGTAATCATGTGATATGACAATCTTCACTCTAACTTTTAGAGGAGAATGAAACAATGCCTTTCTGTCAGTTTTCTTGGTAATCTACTGATTAAAGTGTAACTTTGCAGTACGAATGATACCACACATTGGTTTCGTTATTATGAAGTTTGAAACATCAAAAAAGCAATAAAGAAATGGAAATGTTTAAGTTTAATCCTCTTTTAAAGTCTATCCTTTGGGGTGGAGAAAAGATAGTACCTTTCAAGCATTTGACTTCAGATCAGAAGCAGGTGGGCGAAAGTTGGGAGATATCTGGTGTTAAGGACAACGAGAGTGTTGTCTCTAATGGCGAGTACAAAGGCTGGACACTGAACAAACTGGTTGATACTTTGAAAGATAAACTGGTGGGTAAGGAGAACTATGCACGTTTCGGCAATGAGTTCCCATTACTCGTAAAGTTCATTGATGCCCGTCAGCAACTTTCTATTCAGGTTCACCCTACGGACGAACAAGCGCAGGCTAAAGGTTTGGGTCGTGGTAAGACAGAGATGTGG from Prevotella melaninogenica includes the following:
- a CDS encoding methylenetetrahydrofolate reductase, yielding MDNNITDIKQLLNDETDEKHFSFEVLPPLKGNGTASLFRNIDQLKEFNPTFINITTHHSEFVYHEREDGLLERQSIRRRPGTIAIAAAIQQTYGIPVIPHVICSGATKEDIEYELLDLQFLGIENLMLLRGDKAREDRMFKPVKGGHRHTTELIKQVNHFNEGVFTDGSIMKHPGKPFVYGVACYPEKHEEAPNLEQDLRYLKQKQDLGATFAVTQLFYDNEKFYNFVDQARKMGITIPIIPGIKPFAKLSQLNVIPKTFHCDIPKKLAELALICKSDEEACLLGIEWTVRQVKDLYAHGFNNVHFYTVSAVSSVCEVMRRLAETGLLQKNSK
- the ricT gene encoding regulatory iron-sulfur-containing complex subunit RicT — translated: MDYKDMKFKVWHGCDRGLCHKGCGRQEHQLNTFDWLADVPGNNQTTDLVEVQFKNTRKGYYHNVNNLDLKKGDIVAVEANPGHDIGVVTLTGRLVKLQIKKSSCVKSPDDIKRVYRLAKEVDMQKYHEAKAREHATMIESRQIAKGLGLKMKIGDVEYQGDGNKAIFYYIADERVDFRQLIKDLAAAFHVRIEMKQIGARQEAGRIGGTGPCGRELCCATWMKNFSSVSTTAARIQDISLNPTKLAGMCAKLKCCLNYEVDDYMEASRRLPSKEVVLETMDGEYHLFKTDILNGQCTYSTDKNLAANLETISAERAKEIIEMNRRGEKPLSLLNDGKAKPAKKPVDLLAGADLSRFDKAKKRRKNNQPHNNNGQQDSRPQRDNRRNQRDGQDNHHQQNNNRRSQNDNRRPQNGNRRPYNGPRPAQQQNEAAPQYNRHEGRQPQ
- a CDS encoding glycoside hydrolase 5 family protein; this translates as MRRFFMAILALTMAVSMMAGDFVKVKNGRFVRNGNPYYYVGANFWYGAVLGSEGLGGDRVRLRRELDEMQRLGIDNLRILVGADGLPGVEDKIEPVLQPRPGVYNDSILAGLDYLLTEMSKRKMVAVLYLTNSWEWSGGYGAYLEWADEGPALIPRRDGYGAYTKFASKFAANQKAHLMFYDHIRFILSRTNRYSGLKYVDDPTIMSWQICNEPRAFSKEALPEFEKWLSEATALVRSLDQNHLISLGSEGAFGCERDYGCFERICADKNVDYCNIHIWPYNWQWARKTHLKEDLKASFKQTQEYIDNHLVICKRLNKPLVLEEFGYPRDGFSFSLKSTTKARDAYYKYVMDAVAENATNGGLLVGCDFWGWGGYGKPCHERWQAGDDFTCDPAHEPQGFYSVFASDKSTQKIIQKYTKRMSEIK
- a CDS encoding ATP-binding protein, with the protein product MNFSEVIGQEAVKERIIQMVKEDRLPHALLFCGPQGTGKMALAMAFASYLLAGDEAEGATSLAVSNARAMLRNWEHPDLHFSYPTIKLPSMSSDHQPVSTDFAKEWHGLIMQGTYFTMNQWMKEMGATTQQAIITGAESDELSRVLALKSSQGGYKVSIIWLPERMNLTSANKLLKLLEEPPQGTIFLMVCEEPEKLLETIISRTQRIDVKRIKDEAIEQALINKRGIDADAAHRIARIAHGSWLKALESLDAGNENREFHNMFQMLMRLCYLRNVKDLKRWCEVVAGYGREKERRMLTYFQQQVRENFMFNFRNPELNYMTLEEENFAKNFARFINEANVIEVNELFQRANRDIGQNANAKIVFYDMALKLIVLLLKK
- a CDS encoding gliding motility lipoprotein GldH, which gives rise to MKHKVSTLLYIIALMVIAMGATSCSDPRTYDHYKSVSLQGWSRKDTLTFDIPRQWEGNYQLDLCLRAAQTYPYRNISMIIERKVIYYRQRKKREKTYNDTVNCEIINDKGILVGHKGITSTEIRQAITSFRLNRNDSMHVTIHHIMNRESLPGISDVGVRLIKE